The genomic window TATTGAATCACTCGATATGATGATATACAAATAACTTAAATATCATTCCGATAATTCTTAATTTTTCATCAGCTGTTTTATCGGTTGTAGATGCCGGTATAACAGCTTTTTTAATGCAAAAAGCCTTTCAAAATAATGAAGTGCTCCATAAATGTTAGACAAACACCTAACATTTATGGGATATTTTTATGACCAAATATAGTTATCAATTCAAATTAAAAGTAGTTAAAGATTACCAAGAAGGAGGAGTATCCTATTTAGATTTAGCTATCAAATATTCAGTCCCTCACTCTACGATTCGTGATTGGGTTCATCATTTTGAGATAAACGGCATGTCAGGTATCAAAGTGAGAAGAGGTCATTCCAAACATACACAGGATTTCAAATTGTCCGTGGTAGACTATTATCAAACACATGATGTTGGTAATATAAAAGTGCCGCTCACTTTAATATATCCCGAAGTCAGGTCCAAAATTGGATATATCGGTATAGAAAAAAATGGTATAGTTGGCCTTCGTACAAAAACAAGAGGAAGAAAACCTATGTCTAAGAAACCAAAGAAAAGAAAAAAGCTATCTCCGACAAAGGAAAAAGCTTGCAAGCAAGAAATCACCGATTTAAAGACGAAACTTTACTACGCTGAGATGGATCGTAAATTTTTAAAAACACTAAAGACCTTGAGAGAAAACGAGCTTCGAAACTAGAAATAACCAGAATCATCCATAAGATTAGTGCTGTCTTCTCTATAAATGATCTTCAAAAGGTACGGTTTTTCAAGGTCTACGTACTATGAACGTTTAAAGCGCGATACTATGCCAGACAAATATGCCTCATTGATAATAAAGAAGTTTGAATCATCAAGACAAACATATGGCTATCGTAGGATGCACTTTGAGACAGTCAAAGCTGGATTTTCTTATTGTGAGGAAACCATCCGTAAAATTATGGGCGAGCTTGGTCTCAAGGTTGATATCTATTCAAAACATACGTCGTCTTATCATTCATACAAAGGTAAAGTTGGGTGAATAGCACCCAACACCCTTAACCAAGATTTCAGTGCAACGAAACCTTGTACTGTTCTCCATACAGATGTTACACAGGTCAAATTAATAGATGGAAAATGGGGATATATCTCAACTATTGAAGTGGGTAGATATTGTCTGTCGCTATTGATAACAGCGCTAATAAAAGACTTATCTGTAACACTTTAATAGGACTTAGATCCAAGTTGTCAACTTCAATGAATCCGATTATCCATTCTGATCAAGGATGGCAATATCAAATTGAAGAATTCAGACAACAACTAAAAGAACTCAGAATGATACAAAGTATGTCCAGAAAAGGAAACTGTCATGACAACGCTCCAATAGAAAGTCATTTCAGCCTTCTGAAACGAGAATGTTTAAACTGATACAAGATTGAGAACATCAAACAATTATGTCATTTGATTAATGACTATACGGATTGGTACAACAATGAAAGAATCTCACTATACAAAAATGGCCTGACTTCTATTGAATACACGAACCAAGCCATAGCTGCTTAGAATAAAAACTAATTTAATTGTCTGACATTTTTAAGGCACTTCATAATTTCGAGAGGTTTTTATTTTTTATAATACAAATGCTCCGACTAGTCCTGCGACTAATCCGAATGCAAAGACGCTTAATGCGGTAATTCCTAAACTCTTCCAACTTAAAACTGGTTTCAACAAAGCTAATGAAACGATGCTGACTGCAGGCAATGTCATCAGTAAGGCACCTGCTGGTCCACCAGTTAAACCTAAAGCAATCAATGCTTGAATAATTGGTATTTCACCCGCAGTTGGGATAACAAAAATTGTTCCAACTAATGCAAACAAGAGAACTGCTAACCAGCCGCTACTCAATCCGTTTTGAATAGCGGGGAAAAGTACGCCTTCAAACGTTCCTAGTAAAAAGACGATCACAACATAAGCTGGGATACTTTCAATAATCAAAGTGTAAAAAGCTTTCCACCAGCGCTTTAATAAACTCTCTGGATCTTCGTCAACTGGGTCGAAGTCAACGCCTTCAGGGACTTCAACTTGTTTTTTCGTACTTAATTGACCGACCAAGGTAGCAATCGACAATACCATTAAGATTCCAAAAACAATTCTAAAAATAGTGTATTTCCATCCCAACACTAACCCCATGAAAATCAAGGTTGCTGGGTTCAATAATGGATTGGCTAAAAAGAATGCCATGATGCTGTTGACTGAAGCCTTCGATCTTGACAATCCCACAGTCACAGGCGCTGAACAACAAGTACACATCATAGTTGGTACACCCATCAAAGTACCGATTAAGGTATTTCTGAATCTAGTTCCACCGAGATATCTGCGGACCCAACGTACTGGAATCAGCACTTGGACTAATGAGCCAACGATAATCGCTACTGCCAGTGCCTTCCAAACTGATAAAAAGTACGTGATAGTAAATGTATAACCGGTCTTTAATGAGACCCCAGCAGATTTAGCACCAACGCCAGCAATGATCGAGTCACCAACTGAATGGGTCGATGCAGCGGTAATAGCCTTTCCGTAATAAGGCCACCACTTAACGTAGAAAATCCCCAAGATAAAAATTGCAAAAAACAAGACTGCAAAAATTATTTGCTGCTTGTTTCGATGATTAGGAATCTGTCCTTCCATAATAAATCCTCCCCAAAATGTATCCGTTTTCGTACTGTTAAATTATATGATTTTTTTCATAATTTTTCTACAACTTTGTGATTATTTTCATACTGTAATCAATTTGTAAAACATTGATGTAGTATCATTTATCACTCTATAATCGATTTAAATTCAATTTATTGGCTATTTTTTTCACATTGTTTTGATCCTTGGAAGTCCTGGATTGACAACCCATTTCAGAAAAAAAGACCCGCCATATCAATGACGAGCCAAAATTATTAGATTAACAATGTCTCTCCCGTAAAATTTCTGCAGCGCTGGACATTGCGTTCATTTTCTTTTCAATTACATCGTATGAATTTAGCGAACGACTTGAGAATGTTGCAAAACCACAATCTGGATTTAACCACACTCTTTCAGGAGGCAGATACTCTAAAGCTTTTTCGGCTGAATTAACGATCGTATCCACGCTTTCGACTTCTTCGCTTCTTGGATTTACAACACCTAATCCTAAAGTAATCTTGTCCTTTAAGTCATTGTTCTCAAACAATGCTGAAATATCGCCGGCACGTGGTGTCGAGAATTCTAGCGTCAACATATTAGCATTGATCGACTCAAAGAATTTACCTAATTTATCATATGAACCTGACAACAAGGTATCCTCTTTAGTGGTCCAATTTCCACGGCAAACATGAATCGAACCCAGCGTGTCAGTTCCGTTGATCTCTTCAAACAAAGGTGCAATCAAATCATGTGCAAAATTCAATTCTCGGTCAACCTTGACCTTCGCAGATAAGGCACCTCAGTAGAATGAATTTTTAGAATCTGCATTATTAAACACAATATCCGACAAAATCGGCTCATCGATTTGGATCACGTCAACGCCGACGTCGATCAGACGATGGATCTCGTTAGTCAATAGCTTGACTACGTCTTGACCCAATTCGTGGCGATCTTCATAGAACTTGCCACTGATGTCCGGTAGCCACATCGATCTGGTCAGAAGATATGGACTTGGCAAGGTTGCCTTGATTGGATGATCAGTCATAGTCTTCATCCGTTTGATCTCTTCATAATCTAGGATGCTGTCAGTCCCAATTTTATCGACTGCAACTGGATTATGAATATTGGTATCACTTGCGTCCATCGACTTAACGCTCTCTTCAAAGCTTTTCTTATCAGTAGTCTTTTCGGCCATTTCTTCCAGTGACATCAGCTTAACGCCCTTGACCTTATTGGCAACAAATGACATGTAATTGTCACGAGATAACTCTCCATCAACGATTACGTCGATGCCTGAATCCTCTTCCAATTTAACAACGTCTTCCGTGTCTTTGAGCAACGTCTTTTGAAAGGCATCCTCATCACCATTTTTACGTGCATCAAGCAATTCCTTACTTCTGGGCATGCTTCCCATCAATGAAGTTGTGAACGGTTTGAATTTCAAGATAGTTCCTCCTTTCAGTTTTCATTAATTAAAATTTAGTCCTCACACGTAATAACACCATAAAGCTTGAATACTTTATGGTGTCATTAACTCATGCTAATTTTTTAACACAATCTGTTTATGGATGTACAAGCGTATTGTCAGAAGCTAGGATATCAACAACTTCTGGCATTGTTGTGATTCCGCCAACACCAATTTGGTCTCCCATTTCGTAGTAATCTGTACAAATACCACAAGAAAGTACATTTACGCCACTGTCAGCTAGTGCCTTTAAATCATTGAGTGATTCGGCATTCTTTTTAGCCAACTTAACTCCCAAGCCATACATAACTAAGTTTTCTGGTTTCTCTTTTCTCTCAGTCAATGTATGGATAAATGCGAGCATCAGATTTTCCGTTAATGCTTTGTCTCCTGATCCCATTTCAGTACTAGTTAATAACACATCGTAAGCCATAAATATTCTCCCCTTTTCTTGATTTACAAGTTCATTGTATCACAAAGATGGCTTTTTAAAAACGCTTTCATAAAACGATATGTAATCCCTTTTTGTTGCCAGAAAAGTAATTGGAAAATATAAATATTTTTGTGAAAAATTGAACTAGATTTTTCAAAATAAAAAAAATACAAGCATAATTGCTCGTATCTTTTTATTCTGTAACATCTCGATCATCATAATTACGATTAACTAAATAAACTGCTATCAGCATCACTGCAATGATTGCAACTATCCAGACGAGGAGTTGATAATGGCTTTCGATCAAAGCTGCTCCTCCGCATGAATAAATGATGGCCATTGGTAAACTCCCGATCACTGTCGCAATGACAATTGATTTTCTTGAAAGTTTCACATCTGAGACTGTCAAACTGATCACTGAAGTTGGAATAAACGGGATCATGTAGCCTAAAATGATACCTATCATGGGATATTTGATTTTCTGTATTGCCTTGATTATCCGTGGAGTCTTTTTAACATCAGCTTTCTCATGAAAATACATGAAGATTCGTTGGGCTAATAAGTTCCCAGCGATGATTCCGATTGCGTTGATCAGAGAACCAACCACTTGGCCAAAAACGACGCCAGTTAAAATCGCCACGACTGAAACTGGCGTGCCAGGAACGATCGAAAATCCAGCTAACAGAAAAAATAATAAAATAGCATCTGTTGGTGTTTGCTTTCGTAATTGACTCAAAAAATCCATTTGGTTCAAAGACGACATTGCCGCAGTAATGGTCTTAAATTCCCTCACTCCAAAAAACACCAACAGTATCACCAATATTACCGCCAGTATAATCATGAGTTTCTTTGATCTTTTTAACGTCATATGATCCCCTACTATCTATAAATAACTATGACTTCAGTATAAACAAAAAAGCATTCAAATAAACTGAATGCTTGAGTAATAATAATAAATTTATGCGATTTTAACTAACGCTATCAACAGTATATGTTTCAATTGGCAATTCTGTCATGCATTGTTTCATGAAACGATGTAGTTCTTGGTTGGTCAACAATTTCATATCAAAGATTTTATGCGATTTTTTGCAGCTGACCATTTTTCCAGAGCTTTGTTCAATATACATTGTTGTAGTGGATTTGTCCGTATTTCTGACTACCTGAAGTCTTAAGAATTTATCTTTGCTATAGTGTTTTTCAAATTCTTGTACAAACTGATCTGTTTCTCTCATCATAATCACCCTTACTTTTACTCAACCTTCCTGAGTGAAATCAATCGTAAATAGAATTATTTTTAAATGGATTAATATAATTTTATTTATCTACAACATTATAATAACTTATCACTAGATAAATATTAGGTCATTTTTTGTAAAAAATATTTGTGGTATATTCATTGAATTTAAATAATTATTTTTATTAATTTACCAAAATGGTCTAACAAATATCGTTGTAATATCAGGCTATGAACAAATTGGACTAGTTAATGATATATATGTTAATTTTGTTCATAATTCACGTCTAATCCTGTCAATAAACGGTGATTTTGAGCGAAAACTAGATAGAGTTTTTCTGAAATGGTCTATTTCAAGATCGGTAAATATATTTATTCAAACATAGTAGTTTTAAATCACTAAACGGTCATAAAATGTGGTTGTTCTCAGATAGAGGTACTTGTGGTTTCTACCAACGATCATAGTATTTCGATTGAGGACTACTAAAGCAATTTGTTTGTAATTTCAAATATTATTTCATGTGTTTCTCCCCAATAATTTCTCGCCCTCTTTTATTCAAAGAGGACTTTTTTATGCACTTTTCATCAATTTTAATTAGATAAATTGACTAATACTTTCTGTTATTTTAAAATAATGGCAATTAATAAACCAAGTATTTCGTGTTCAG from Companilactobacillus sp. includes these protein-coding regions:
- a CDS encoding IS3 family transposase, whose translation is MKQLCHLINDYTDWYNNERISLYKNGLTSIEYTNQAIAA
- a CDS encoding transposase; its protein translation is MTKYSYQFKLKVVKDYQEGGVSYLDLAIKYSVPHSTIRDWVHHFEINGMSGIKVRRGHSKHTQDFKLSVVDYYQTHDVGNIKVPLTLIYPEVRSKIGYIGIEKNGIVGLRTKTRGRKPMSKKPKKRKKLSPTKEKACKQEITDLKTKLYYAEMDRKFLKTLKTLRENELRN
- a CDS encoding cobalamin-independent methionine synthase II family protein, with amino-acid sequence MGSMPRSKELLDARKNGDEDAFQKTLLKDTEDVVKLEEDSGIDVIVDGELSRDNYMSFVANKVKGVKLMSLEEMAEKTTDKKSFEESVKSMDASDTNIHNPVAVDKIGTDSILDYEEIKRMKTMTDHPIKATLPSPYLLTRSMWLPDISGKFYEDRHELGQDVVKLLTNEIHRLIDVGVDVIQIDEPILSDIVFNNADSKNSFYUGALSAKVKVDRELNFAHDLIAPLFEEINGTDTLGSIHVCRGNWTTKEDTLLSGSYDKLGKFFESINANMLTLEFSTPRAGDISALFENNDLKDKITLGLGVVNPRSEEVESVDTIVNSAEKALEYLPPERVWLNPDCGFATFSSRSLNSYDVIEKKMNAMSSAAEILRERHC
- a CDS encoding TVP38/TMEM64 family protein is translated as MREFKTITAAMSSLNQMDFLSQLRKQTPTDAILLFFLLAGFSIVPGTPVSVVAILTGVVFGQVVGSLINAIGIIAGNLLAQRIFMYFHEKADVKKTPRIIKAIQKIKYPMIGIILGYMIPFIPTSVISLTVSDVKLSRKSIVIATVIGSLPMAIIYSCGGAALIESHYQLLVWIVAIIAVMLIAVYLVNRNYDDRDVTE
- a CDS encoding preprotein translocase subunit TatB, whose product is MAYDVLLTSTEMGSGDKALTENLMLAFIHTLTERKEKPENLVMYGLGVKLAKKNAESLNDLKALADSGVNVLSCGICTDYYEMGDQIGVGGITTMPEVVDILASDNTLVHP
- a CDS encoding DDE-type integrase/transposase/recombinase, translating into MSVAIDNSANKRLICNTLIGLRSKLSTSMNPIIHSDQGWQYQIEEFRQQLKELRMIQSMSRKGNCHDNAPIESHFSLLKRECLN
- a CDS encoding IS3 family transposase; translated protein: MPDKYASLIIKKFESSRQTYGYRRMHFETVKAGFSYCEETIRKIMGELGLKVDIYSKHTSSYHSYKGKVG
- a CDS encoding permease, with amino-acid sequence MEGQIPNHRNKQQIIFAVLFFAIFILGIFYVKWWPYYGKAITAASTHSVGDSIIAGVGAKSAGVSLKTGYTFTITYFLSVWKALAVAIIVGSLVQVLIPVRWVRRYLGGTRFRNTLIGTLMGVPTMMCTCCSAPVTVGLSRSKASVNSIMAFFLANPLLNPATLIFMGLVLGWKYTIFRIVFGILMVLSIATLVGQLSTKKQVEVPEGVDFDPVDEDPESLLKRWWKAFYTLIIESIPAYVVIVFLLGTFEGVLFPAIQNGLSSGWLAVLLFALVGTIFVIPTAGEIPIIQALIALGLTGGPAGALLMTLPAVSIVSLALLKPVLSWKSLGITALSVFAFGLVAGLVGAFVL